The proteins below are encoded in one region of Ornithinimicrobium avium:
- a CDS encoding type 1 glutamine amidotransferase domain-containing protein, producing MARLDGKDIAFLVTDGFEDSELTSPWEAVVEAGGTPHLVSPKDGSVEGKKGHVQPVDVAAAGASAGDYDALVLPGGTANADKIRMDQDAVALTKAVVDAGKPVAVICHGAWILTEADAVRGRTMTSYPSLRTDLRNAGATWVDQEVVVDDWLVSSRNPGDLPAFGRELVERFAQG from the coding sequence ATGGCACGGCTGGACGGCAAGGACATCGCCTTCCTGGTCACCGACGGCTTCGAGGACAGCGAGCTGACCAGCCCGTGGGAGGCGGTCGTGGAGGCTGGCGGCACGCCGCACCTGGTCTCCCCCAAGGACGGCTCCGTGGAGGGCAAGAAGGGCCACGTCCAGCCGGTCGACGTCGCCGCGGCCGGCGCGTCGGCCGGGGACTACGACGCGCTGGTGCTGCCCGGCGGCACCGCCAACGCCGACAAGATCCGGATGGACCAGGACGCCGTCGCGCTGACCAAGGCCGTCGTCGACGCGGGCAAGCCGGTGGCGGTGATCTGCCACGGCGCCTGGATCCTCACCGAGGCCGACGCGGTGCGCGGACGCACGATGACCTCATACCCGTCCCTGCGGACCGACCTGCGCAACGCGGGGGCGACCTGGGTGGACCAGGAGGTCGTGGTCGACGACTGGCTGGTCAGCAGCCGCAACCCGGGCGACCTGCCGGCCTTCGGCCGGGAGCTGGTTGAGCGCTTCGCCCAGGGGTGA